The genomic region AGTACATCGAAACAGagctaagaaaaaaaaaggaatcatTGAGAATGAAGAGAAGAAGGTGAAGCCAAAGAGCGCAGAAGATTGCTTGTACGAGCTCCCGGACAGCATCAAGGTGTCGTCCGCCAAGAAGACGGAGGAGATGTTGTCCAACCAGATGCTGAGCGGGATCCCGGAGGTGGACCTGGGCATAGAGTAGGTGGTCGCTTTACTCTGGTTTTGTCTTATGTGGGAAATCTCCGCAGTAATGACAGCCATATCTTCTTAATTTTCAGTGCAAAAATCAAAAACATCATTTCCACGGAAGACGCCAAGGCCCGCTTACTGGCCGAGCAGCAGAATAAGAAGAAGGACAAGCAAACTTCCTTCGTGCCCACCAACATGGCCGTCAACTACGTGCAGCACAATCGATGTAAGGTTCGGGTGGCGGGTGTATGTTGGGCCCCGTCCTGTGTCGTTGTtgtgtgtttaattttttttttgttttttttttgccttctgacTTTCAATTTAACCCCTACAGACAAGGTACCCTAACACACAGAACCTGTCACTACCAAATACCCCTGCTtgtggggtaaaaaaaataacccAAACCTTCTGAGGTGGAACATCTTCTAAAAAGATGGATTCTCCTGAGCCCCTTCAGCACCCATAAGGGCAAAAGCTTGTTCATTTGCACAATGGCTTTCTAGTACAAAGGCTGTGTCAGCGAAACCTACTTACATGGGGTTAAGCTGCAATAACCAGACATAGCCTATGGTCaaaagtggcgctgtttctagaaAAGGGGGCAAGAAATGCTTCACTTATTCAAGTTCTTGaagacattttttttccttttcttctcagtCTACCAGGAGGACCTCAACACCCCTATGAGACGTCACAAGGAAGAGCCAAAAGCTCGTCCCCTGCGAGTAGGAGACACCGAGAAGCCAGAACCTGAGAGTGAGTATGAGCCGACATCAGAGGCGCACAAAATGACACTAAATATCCAGGACAGTCAGACATTTTGCAACATGATTGAAAACTGTCTGCTGCAATTCTAGGTCACAATGtcgctttaagggtccattcacacgtccttagaatgggtccgcatccgttacgcaattctgcggaacgggtgcggacccattcattctcaatggggacgTAAAGGATGCGGACCGCACAcagtctgctgtccgcatccgcatttccggagcgcggtcCCCAATCTTCCAGGTCCGtggctcccgaaaaaaaaattgaatatgttctattcttgtccgcaattgcagacaagaataggcagttctatgggggtgccggacgggtgtattgcggattcgcaatacactacggacgtgtgaatgggccctaaaggggttggccaccttttgtgttgtttttttggcAGAGCCCCCATCCTGATCagacctgcaaaaggaagcaTATTTTCTTCCCTAACGCTGAGTCCCGGCTCCTTGGCCCCTCTGTCAACATCCACTTTGACGCCTCTGCAGCcactgactggctgcagtggtgacctgagCCCCTTGTGTCAAGTCACCAACTGATATGACAcataggggaaggggggggggggagtcaggtCACCGCTATGGCCACTCATTGGCTGCAAAGCGGATGTTGACAGTGGGAGACGTGAAGGAGCCAGGACCGTGGCGGAGAGCAGGTAAGTTTGCTTCCCTTGGCAGGTCTGGCCaggtaaaaataacaaaaagttgccaatccctttaaggacgCCAGCTATTCCTCCTCATACACCTGCATCCTTAATTCTGAGGGGCATGCATGTGTTCCCTGTGGGGAGAGAAGACAAAGCCATTGTCAGACTCCTGGCAGTGGCTGATCTCCCATGAGGACATATTGAAATGCCCGGTCCTCAGCAGATGATGAGTTGGCACACACCATACACGTAAGATAACCGGCGAGTCATGTCAAAATCGGTGGCTTTGGCTGACTTTACTCTTCTGTGTATGGGTGGGGGGGCTCGGACGCGAACACGGATGATAAGTTCTATATGTAAAACTGATCTTCTCGCCCTTCCTCTTCAGAATCTCCTCTAAATCGCAAGCGTCCATCCAACGAGAAGGCCACAGACGACTATCACTATGAGAAGTTCAAGAAAATGAACAGACGTTACTGATGCCGCCGTCTGGAAATCTacaatacagcgtaataaagcccGGACATGGCCGCCAGTTACCCCGGAGCTGAGAACAGAACTCTTTACCTTCTTTTCTGACACCTTGGAGCTAAAGACTTCTATGGGTCAAGGCCGTCAGTGTTATCCATGGACCAATGTATCtgtattttaaagggtttttccaggtgtcctgaggataggtcatcaatacctgattggtgggggtctaacacccgggacccctgacgatcagctttatgaagaggctgcagcactccagtggcctcctcacagcttaccaagcacagcgccgtccattgtatagtggagtgcttggtattgcagctcagccccattcacttgaatgggactgatggaagaggctgcagtgcacaCCTGCGCGCCCtggtctcttcatacagctggtcGGCAAGGGGTGCCggtagtcggacccccactgatctgatatggaAGACCTgccctgaggacaggccatcaatatcaaaatctcaggcAACCAGTTGTATTGATTCTTACCTGTTGTGTATTTGGAGCAGGGACACAATTAAACAATCTCTTCTCCATCTTGGCTATGACAAATATGTACAAGGTCTTCATGTCAGTGCTGTACCTAAGATAAAGCAGAGGGGGACTTGTCGTCACTGaatctctcagtagtgcagcctcaggctttagGCCTGTAACTTCAGGAGAGCATATCTAAGCTTAGAAAAAAGCTATTGGGAAACGGGTTTCACATTTGTAATGTAGAAACTGAGTTTTGTCCAGCAACTAAGGGGTGTTCAGACATAATGGTAGCTATTACTGCCGTGCCACATTTTTGTACCAATATATGTGTGAAAGGGCCTAAAAACTGTACATGATGTGGTGTGATCAGTGCCTGCTAGGTCCGGGTTTTACCTCTAGCACCTATCGGGTGAACAGGTGTTGCATCTTATGTATCTGTGacgtgccattcctttattattcctgctagaggtTTCTTAATGAATTGCTAACAGTTTGCAGTAAAGGTCCATggtggatgttaccagttggggggggggggggggtcctgcacAGTCTGGCACTGGCAGCAGTGATTGGGTAGTGTTGGACtaggcagggacacacccccatcaggaacacccatctggaccttcaataCAAACTGCTAGAGGTTCATCCATAACTGCAAAACAGAGGGGATAAAAACAATAaccagtgatttaaaaaaaaaaaacatgcagtaCGAGGGAGCAGCACTAGATGGCGATTTGGAATCTTCAACTTCTCCTTTCCATTTGGTTTCCCATGTATGTTGTCTGCTAATAGTGAAGGGACAGGACGGAGTTAACCCTATTACTCCTTGTGGTACAAGTTAGTTGCAGAAATTTTAGTGACTGAAAAGCTCTTccattcattcattcatatatAGGGCTGTTTTGGCAGCAAGCGCGTGGATTTCTGCAAATCCCTTTCAAATGAATGGATTCGATATTCAGTCTCGCAAATTTCTGTGACCAAATCTGCTGCGCGTAAAGACGTTCTCAtgagattaatgtaaaaaaaagaattctAGTGGCTCTCCCGTTTTGGTTTCCGGATATAGGTGCACTGTCATCGGACTGCCCCACAGTCTGTAGGTGTAGTCATATTTCACAGATGTTAACAGGCGCTCAATCACCAGGAACTCTACCGAAAACAGATATTTATTgtatcaaaaatataaataaaataatataagcaaaaatatacagatattaaaataaaaagttaaaaaaaatgataaaaagtacACAAAAGTCAGTTATGCGTTTTCCTGTCTGACGCAGTAAAGGGCAGCGGACTGCTGGTGGCACATAGGACGATAACGGAGGAGGACGGGGACGCATCATGGTCAGTGTGTACAATGTAGTCACATCCAAAGGGAAGGAAGCGCAGGGTGATCCTAACAGGTATTTCATCCAATAATCATGTGaatccaataaaaaataaaaaaaacttccttTTTGTATCCAGAAGAAAATCAATGTTCATTAATTGTAATTAATCTGTATCAAGCTGTGATTGTACCGGGGGTCTCTCTGGATCACTATAGtcgtaccagacgcgtttcggagcgacaggctccttcttcagtggctccTACAAGTAATCCATATACTGCTGCTATTTATACCCAAAACATGGATGGAGCGCGGGCTTCTCTACCAAGAGGTGGAGTGGACcctcacattaaggcctcatgcacacgaccgttgtgttccaTCCCTCAAAATGGGCTTCcgttgtttccgtgtgtcttcctttatttttggaggatcaccagacatgaaggaaagttaaaaaaaagtctaagtcaagtttgccatgcaaatgacaggaaaaaaacggacgcggatgagaatcttgtgtgcctccgcgttttttcacggacctattgacttgaatgggtccgctaaccgttttccgtgaaaaaaataggacaggttttattttttttcacggactggaaccacggacgcggatgacaaacgg from Bufo gargarizans isolate SCDJY-AF-19 chromosome 9, ASM1485885v1, whole genome shotgun sequence harbors:
- the C9H9orf78 gene encoding LOW QUALITY PROTEIN: telomere length and silencing protein 1 homolog (The sequence of the model RefSeq protein was modified relative to this genomic sequence to represent the inferred CDS: inserted 1 base in 1 codon) encodes the protein MPAGKNFRRRKASSSEEEEEDEEVTNEVRKKLEQAKEVQSLRKRPNGVSAVALLVGEKVSEEAVLVDDPFKIKTGGIVDMKKLKDRGTERLADDEDLNLGTSFSAETNRRDEDADMMKYIETEXKKKKGIIENEEKKVKPKSAEDCLYELPDSIKVSSAKKTEEMLSNQMLSGIPEVDLGIDAKIKNIISTEDAKARLLAEQQNKKKDKQTSFVPTNMAVNYVQHNRFYQEDLNTPMRRHKEEPKARPLRVGDTEKPEPEKSPLNRKRPSNEKATDDYHYEKFKKMNRRY